The following proteins are encoded in a genomic region of Cricetulus griseus strain 17A/GY chromosome 7, alternate assembly CriGri-PICRH-1.0, whole genome shotgun sequence:
- the Med1 gene encoding mediator of RNA polymerase II transcription subunit 1 isoform X6, which yields MKAQGETEESEKLSKMSSLLERLHAKFNQNRPWSETIKLVRQVMEKRVVMSSGGHQHLVSCLETLQKALKVTSLPAMTDRLESIARQNGLGSHLSASGTECYITSDMFYVEVQLDPTGQLCDVKVAHHGENPVSCPELVQQLREKNFDEFSKHLKGLVNLYNLPGDNKLKTKMYLALQSLEQDLSKMAIMYWKATNATPLDKILHGSVGYLTPRSGGHLMNIKYYASPSDLLDDKTASPIILHEKNVPRSLGMNASVTIEGTSAMYKLPIAPLIMGSHPVDNKWTPSFSSITSANSVDLPACFFLKFPQPIPVSKAFVQKLQNCTGIPLFETPPTYVPLYELITQFELSKDPDPLPLNHNMRFYAALPGQQHCYFLNKDAPLPDGQSLQGTLVSKITFQHPGRVPLILNMIRHQVAYNTLIGSCVKRTVLKEDTPGLLQFEVCPLSESRFSVSFQHPVNDSLVCVVMDVQDSTRVSCKLYKGLSDALICTDDFIAKVVQRCMSIPVTMRAIRRKAETIQADTPALSLIAETVEDMVKKNLPPASSPGSKNPELGSG from the exons ATGAAGGCTCAGGGGGAAACCGAGG AGTCGGAAAAGCTGAGTAAGATGAGTTCCCTCTTGGAACGGCTCCATGCAAAATTTAACCAAAATAGACCTTGGAGTGAAACCATCAAGCTTGTGCGTCAAGTCATG GAGAAGAGGGTTGTAATGAGTTCTGGAGGGCATCAGCATTTGGTCAGCTGCTTGGAGACATTGCAGAAGGCTCTCAAAG TAACATCCTTGCCAGCAATGACTGATCGCTTGGAATCAATAGCCAGACAGAATGG ACTGGGCTCTCATCTCAGTGCCAGTGGCACTGAATGTTACATCACTTCAGATATGTTCTATGTGGAGGTGCAGTTAGATCCCACAGGACAGCTGTGTGATGTGAAAGTGGCTCACCATGGAGAGAACCCTGTG AGCTGTCCAGAGCTTGTACAGCAGTTAAG GGAAAAGAATTTTGATGAGTTTTCTAAGCACCTTAAGGGTCTTGTTAATCTGTATAACCTTCCAGGAGACAA CAAACTGAAGACTAAAATGTATTTAGCTCTGCAATCCTTAGAACAAGACCTTTCTAAAATGGCAATTATGTACTG GAAGGCAACTAATGCTACTCCGCTGGATAAGATCCTTCATGGAAGTGTTGGCTATCTCACTCCACGGAGTGGGG GTCATTTAATGAACATAAAATACTATGCATCTCCTTCTGACCTGCTGGATGATAAGACTGCATCTCCTATCATTTTGCATGAAAAGAATG ttCCTCGATCTTTGGGCATGAATGCATCAGTGACAATTGAAGGAACCTCTGCTATGTACAAACTCCCAATTGCCCCATTAATTATGGGGTCACATCCAGTTGACAACAAATG gactccttctttctcctcaatCACTAGTGCCAACAGTGttgatcttcctgcctgtttCTTCTTGAAATTTCCCCAGCCAATCCCAGTATCTAAAGCGTTTGTTCAGAAACTGCAGAACTGCACAG GGATCCCATTATTTGAGACTCCACCGACTTACGTGCCCCTTTATGAACTCATCACTCAATTTGAGTTGTCAAAGGATCCAGACCCCCTACCATTGAATCACAACATGCGGTTTTATGCT GCTCTTCCAGGTCAGCAGCACTGCTATTTTCTCAATAAGGATGCTCCTCTTCCAGATGGCCAAAGCCTGCAGGGAACACTGGTTAGCAAAATCACCTTTCAGCACCCTGGCAGAGTTCCTCTTATCTTGAATATGATCAGACACCAAGTGGCCTATAACACCCTGATTGGAAGCTGTGTCAAAAGAACTGTTTTAAAAGAAG acactCCTGGGCTCCTCCAGTTTGAAGTGTGTCCCCTCTCAGAGTCTCGCTTCAGTGTGTCTTTTCAGCACCCTGTGAATGACTCCCTTGTGTGTG TGGTAATGGATGTGCAGGACTCAACACGTGTGAGCTGTAAACTCTACAAGGGGCTGTCAGATGCACTCATCTGTACAGATGACTTCATTGCCAAAGTTGTTCAAAG ATGTATGTCCATCCCTGTGACGATGAGGGCTATTCGGAGGAAGGCTGAAACCATACAGGCTGACACCCCAGCACTGTCCCTCATTGCAGAGACAGTTGAAGACATGGTGAAAAAGAACCTGCCCCCGGCTAGCAGCCCAGG ATCAAAGAATCCCGAGTTAGGATCTGGATGA
- the Med1 gene encoding mediator of RNA polymerase II transcription subunit 1 isoform X3, producing MKAQGETEESEKLSKMSSLLERLHAKFNQNRPWSETIKLVRQVMEKRVVMSSGGHQHLVSCLETLQKALKVTSLPAMTDRLESIARQNGLGSHLSASGTECYITSDMFYVEVQLDPTGQLCDVKVAHHGENPVSCPELVQQLREKNFDEFSKHLKGLVNLYNLPGDNKLKTKMYLALQSLEQDLSKMAIMYWKATNATPLDKILHGSVGYLTPRSGGHLMNIKYYASPSDLLDDKTASPIILHEKNVPRSLGMNASVTIEGTSAMYKLPIAPLIMGSHPVDNKWTPSFSSITSANSVDLPACFFLKFPQPIPVSKAFVQKLQNCTGIPLFETPPTYVPLYELITQFELSKDPDPLPLNHNMRFYAALPGQQHCYFLNKDAPLPDGQSLQGTLVSKITFQHPGRVPLILNMIRHQVAYNTLIGSCVKRTVLKEDTPGLLQFEVCPLSESRFSVSFQHPVNDSLVCVVMDVQDSTRVSCKLYKGLSDALICTDDFIAKVVQRCMSIPVTMRAIRRKAETIQADTPALSLIAETVEDMVKKNLPPASSPGYGMATGNNPMSGTTTPTNTFPGGPITTLFNMSMSIRDRHESVGHGEDFSKVSQNPILTSLLQITGNGGSTIGSSPTPPHHTPPPVSSMAGNTKNHPMLMNLLKDNPAQDFSTLYGSSPLERQNSSSGSPRMEMCSGSNKTKKKKSSRVPPDKSKHQTEDDFQRELFSMDVDSQNPMFDVSMTADALDTPHITPAPSQCSTPPTTYPQPVSHPQPSIQRMVRLSSSDSIGPDVTDILSDIAEEASKLPSTSDDCPPIGTPVRDSSSSGHSQSALFDSDVFQTNNNENPYTDPADLIADAAGSPSSDSPTNHFFPDGVDFNPDLLNSQSQSGFGEEYFDESSQSGDNDDFKGFASQALNTLGMPMLGGDNGETKFKSSGQADTVDFSIISVAGKALGPADIMEHHSGSQSPLMTTGELGKEKTQKRVKEGNGTGASSVSGPGLDSKPGKRSRTPSNDGKSKDKPPKRKKADTEGKSPSHSSSNRPFTPPTSTGGSKSPGSSGRSQTPPGVATPPIPKITIQIPKGTVMVGKPSSHSQYTSSGSVSSSGSKSHHSHSSSSSSSSSASTSGKMKSSKSEGSSSSKLSGSMYSSQGSSGSSQSKNSSQTGGKPGSSPITKHGLSSGSSSTKMKPQGKPSSLMNPSISKPNISPSHSRPPGGSDKLASPMKPVPGTPPSSKAKSPISSGSSGSHMSGTSSSSGMKSSSGSGSSGSLSQKTPPASNSCTPSSSSFSSSGSSMSSSQNQHGSSKGKSPSRNKKPSLTAVIDKLKHGVVTSGPGGEDPMDSQMGVSTNSSNHPMSSKHNMSGGEFQSKREKSDKDKSKVSTSGGSVDSSKKTSESKNVGSTGVAKIIISKHDGGSPSIKAKVTLQKPGESSGEGLRPQIASSKNYGSPLISGSTPKHERGSPSHSKSPAYTPQNVDSESESGSSIAEKSYQNSPSSDDGIRPLPEYSTEKHKKHKKEKKKVKDRDRDRDKDRDKKKSHSIKPENWSKSPISSDQTLSMTNNPILSADRPSRLSPDFMMGEEDDDLMDVALIGN from the exons ATGAAGGCTCAGGGGGAAACCGAGG AGTCGGAAAAGCTGAGTAAGATGAGTTCCCTCTTGGAACGGCTCCATGCAAAATTTAACCAAAATAGACCTTGGAGTGAAACCATCAAGCTTGTGCGTCAAGTCATG GAGAAGAGGGTTGTAATGAGTTCTGGAGGGCATCAGCATTTGGTCAGCTGCTTGGAGACATTGCAGAAGGCTCTCAAAG TAACATCCTTGCCAGCAATGACTGATCGCTTGGAATCAATAGCCAGACAGAATGG ACTGGGCTCTCATCTCAGTGCCAGTGGCACTGAATGTTACATCACTTCAGATATGTTCTATGTGGAGGTGCAGTTAGATCCCACAGGACAGCTGTGTGATGTGAAAGTGGCTCACCATGGAGAGAACCCTGTG AGCTGTCCAGAGCTTGTACAGCAGTTAAG GGAAAAGAATTTTGATGAGTTTTCTAAGCACCTTAAGGGTCTTGTTAATCTGTATAACCTTCCAGGAGACAA CAAACTGAAGACTAAAATGTATTTAGCTCTGCAATCCTTAGAACAAGACCTTTCTAAAATGGCAATTATGTACTG GAAGGCAACTAATGCTACTCCGCTGGATAAGATCCTTCATGGAAGTGTTGGCTATCTCACTCCACGGAGTGGGG GTCATTTAATGAACATAAAATACTATGCATCTCCTTCTGACCTGCTGGATGATAAGACTGCATCTCCTATCATTTTGCATGAAAAGAATG ttCCTCGATCTTTGGGCATGAATGCATCAGTGACAATTGAAGGAACCTCTGCTATGTACAAACTCCCAATTGCCCCATTAATTATGGGGTCACATCCAGTTGACAACAAATG gactccttctttctcctcaatCACTAGTGCCAACAGTGttgatcttcctgcctgtttCTTCTTGAAATTTCCCCAGCCAATCCCAGTATCTAAAGCGTTTGTTCAGAAACTGCAGAACTGCACAG GGATCCCATTATTTGAGACTCCACCGACTTACGTGCCCCTTTATGAACTCATCACTCAATTTGAGTTGTCAAAGGATCCAGACCCCCTACCATTGAATCACAACATGCGGTTTTATGCT GCTCTTCCAGGTCAGCAGCACTGCTATTTTCTCAATAAGGATGCTCCTCTTCCAGATGGCCAAAGCCTGCAGGGAACACTGGTTAGCAAAATCACCTTTCAGCACCCTGGCAGAGTTCCTCTTATCTTGAATATGATCAGACACCAAGTGGCCTATAACACCCTGATTGGAAGCTGTGTCAAAAGAACTGTTTTAAAAGAAG acactCCTGGGCTCCTCCAGTTTGAAGTGTGTCCCCTCTCAGAGTCTCGCTTCAGTGTGTCTTTTCAGCACCCTGTGAATGACTCCCTTGTGTGTG TGGTAATGGATGTGCAGGACTCAACACGTGTGAGCTGTAAACTCTACAAGGGGCTGTCAGATGCACTCATCTGTACAGATGACTTCATTGCCAAAGTTGTTCAAAG ATGTATGTCCATCCCTGTGACGATGAGGGCTATTCGGAGGAAGGCTGAAACCATACAGGCTGACACCCCAGCACTGTCCCTCATTGCAGAGACAGTTGAAGACATGGTGAAAAAGAACCTGCCCCCGGCTAGCAGCCCAGGGTATGGCATGGCCACAGGCAACAACCCAATGAGTGGTACCACCACACCAACCAACACCTTTCCGGGGGGTCCCATTACCACCTTGTTTAACATGAGCATGAGCATCAGAGATCGGCATGAGTCGGTGGGCCATGGGGAGGACTTCAGCAAGGTGTCTCAGAACCCAATTCTTACCAGTTTGTTGCAAATCACAGGGAACGGGGGGTCTACCATTGGCTCGAGTCCGACCCCTCCTCATCACACGCCGCCACCTGTCTCTTCGATGGCCGGCAACACCAAGAACCACCCGATGCTCATGAACCTTCTTAAAGATAACCCTGCCCAGGATTTCTCAACCCTTTATGGAAGCAGCCCTTTAGAAAGGCAGAACTCCTCTTCCGGATCACCCCGGATGGAAATGTGCTCGGGGAGCAACAAGACCAAGAAGAAGAAGTCATCAAGAGTACCACCTGACAAATCCAAGCACCAGACCGAAGACGATTTTCAGAGAGAGCTTTTTTCAATGGATGTCGACTCACAGAACCCTATGTTTGATGTCAGCATGACAGCTGACGCGCTGGATACACCTCATATCACTCCAGCTCCAAGCCAGTGTAGTACTCCCCCAACAACTTACCCACAACCAGTATCTCACCCCCAACCCAGTATTCAAAGGATGGTCCGACTATCCAGTTCAGACAGCATTGGCCCAGATGTAACTGATATCCTTTCAGACATTGCAGAAGAAGCCTCAAAGCTTCCCAGCACTAGTGATGATTGCCCACCCATTGGCACCCCTGTTCGAGATTCTTCAAGTTCTGGTCATTCTCAAAGTGCCCTCTTTGATTCTGATGTCTTTCAAActaataataatgaaaacccaTACACTGATCCAGCTGATCTTATTGCAGATGCTGCTGGAAGCCCTAGTAGTGATTCTCCTACCAATCATTTTTTCCCTGATGGAGTAGATTTCAATCCTGATTTGTTAAACAGCCAAAGCCAAAGTGGTTTTGGAGAAGAATATTTTGATGAAAGTAGTCAAAGTGGGGATAATGATGATTTCAAAGGATTTGCATCTCAGGCACTAAACACTTTAGGGATGCCAATGCTTGGAGGTGATAATGGGGAGACAAAATTTAAGAGTAGTGGCCAAGCTGACACAGTTGACTTCAGTATTATATCAGTAGCTGGTAAGGCTTTGGGTCCTGCAGATATTATGGAGCACCACAGTGGTAGTCAGAGTCCTTTAATGACCACTGGAGAATTAGGGAAGGAAAAGACTCAAAAGAGGGTAAAGGAAGGCAATGGCACTGGTGCTAGCAGTGTATCAGGTCCTGGGTTAGACAGCAAACCAGGCAAGCGCAGTCGAACTCCTTCCAATGATGGAAAGAGCAAAGATAAGCCTCCAAAGCGGAAGAAGGCAGATACTGAGGGAAAGTCTCCATCTCACAGTTCTTCTAATAGACCTTTCACGCCACCTACCAGTACAGGTGGGTCCAAATCTCCAGGCAGTTCAGGAAGGTCTCAGACTCCCCCAGGTGTTGCCACCCCGCCCATTCCCAAAATCACTATTCAGATTCCTAAGGGAACAGTGATGGTGGGTAAGCCTTCCTCTCACAGTCAGTATACCAGCAGTGGTTCTGTGTCTTCCTCTGGCAGCAAAAGCCACCATAGtcattcttcttcctcctcttcctcgtcttctgcttccacctcagGCAAGATGAAAAGCAGTAAATCAGAAGGCTCATCAAGTTCCAAGCTAAGTGGCAGTATGTATTCTAGCCAAGGGTCTTCTGGATCCAGCCAGTCCAAAAATTCATCTCAGACTGGAGGGAAGCCAGGCTCCTCTCCCATTACCAAACATGGACTGAGCAGTGGATCTAGCAGTACCAAGATGAAACCTCAAGGCAAGCCATCATCACTTATGAATCCTTCTATAAGTAAACCAAACATATCCCCTTCTCATTCAAGGCCTCCTGGAGGCTCAGATAAGCTTGCCTCTCCAATGAAACCTGTTCCTGGGACCCCCCCATCCTCTAAAGCCAAGTCCCCTATCAGTTCAGGTTCTAGTGGTTCCCACATGTCAGGAACTAGTTCAAGCTCTGGCATGAAGTCATCTTCAGGGTCAGGATCCTCAGGCTCATTGTCTCAGAAAACTCCCCCAGCATCTAATTCTTGTACACCAtcttcctcctcattttcctCAAGTGGTTCTTCCATGTCCTCCTCTCAGAATCAGCATGGGAGTTCCAAAGGGAAGTCTCCCAGTAGGAATAAGAAGCCTTCCTTGACAGCTGTCATAGATAAACTGAAGCATGGGGTTGTTACCAGTGGGCCTGGGGGTGAGGATCCAATGGACAGTCAGATGGGAGTAAGCACAAACTCTTCTAACCATCCCATGTCCTCCAAACATAACATGTCAGGAGGGGAATTCCAGAGCAAGCGTGAGAAAAGCGATAAAGACAAATCAAAGGTTTCTACTTCAGGAGGCTCAGTGGATTCTTCTAAGAAGACCTCAGAGTCAAAAAATGTGGGGAGCACGGGTGTGGCAAAAATTATTATCAGCAAACATGATGGAGGCTCCCCTAGCATTAAAGCCAAAGTGACTCTACAGAAACCTGGAGAAAGTAGTGGAGAAGGGCTCAGGCCACAGATAGCCTCCTCAAAAAACTATGGTTCTCCATTGATCAGTGGTTCCACTCCAAAGCATGAACGTGGTTCTCCCAGCCACAGTAAGTCTCCAGCATACACGCCCCAGAATGTGGACAGTGAAAGTGAGTCAGGTTCCTCCATAGCAGAAAAATCTTACCAGAACAGTCCCAGCTCAGATGACGGTATCCGACCTCTTCCAGAATACAGCACAGAGAAGCATAAGAagcacaaaaaggaaaagaagaaagtcaaAGACAGAGACcgggacagagacaaagacagagacaagaaaaaatCTCACAGCATCAAGCCAGAGAATTGGTCTAAATCGCCCATTTCCTCAGATCAGACACTGTCTATGACAAATAACCCAATCTTATCTGCAGACAGGCCTTCAAGGCTCAGCCCTGACTTTATGATGGGGGAGGAAGACGATGATCTTATGGATGTGGCCCTGATTGGCAACTAA
- the Med1 gene encoding mediator of RNA polymerase II transcription subunit 1 isoform X4 — protein MSSLLERLHAKFNQNRPWSETIKLVRQVMEKRVVMSSGGHQHLVSCLETLQKALKVTSLPAMTDRLESIARQNGLGSHLSASGTECYITSDMFYVEVQLDPTGQLCDVKVAHHGENPVSCPELVQQLREKNFDEFSKHLKGLVNLYNLPGDNKLKTKMYLALQSLEQDLSKMAIMYWKATNATPLDKILHGSVGYLTPRSGGHLMNIKYYASPSDLLDDKTASPIILHEKNVPRSLGMNASVTIEGTSAMYKLPIAPLIMGSHPVDNKWTPSFSSITSANSVDLPACFFLKFPQPIPVSKAFVQKLQNCTGIPLFETPPTYVPLYELITQFELSKDPDPLPLNHNMRFYAALPGQQHCYFLNKDAPLPDGQSLQGTLVSKITFQHPGRVPLILNMIRHQVAYNTLIGSCVKRTVLKEDTPGLLQFEVCPLSESRFSVSFQHPVNDSLVCVVMDVQDSTRVSCKLYKGLSDALICTDDFIAKVVQRCMSIPVTMRAIRRKAETIQADTPALSLIAETVEDMVKKNLPPASSPGYGMATGNNPMSGTTTPTNTFPGGPITTLFNMSMSIRDRHESVGHGEDFSKVSQNPILTSLLQITGNGGSTIGSSPTPPHHTPPPVSSMAGNTKNHPMLMNLLKDNPAQDFSTLYGSSPLERQNSSSGSPRMEMCSGSNKTKKKKSSRVPPDKSKHQTEDDFQRELFSMDVDSQNPMFDVSMTADALDTPHITPAPSQCSTPPTTYPQPVSHPQPSIQRMVRLSSSDSIGPDVTDILSDIAEEASKLPSTSDDCPPIGTPVRDSSSSGHSQSALFDSDVFQTNNNENPYTDPADLIADAAGSPSSDSPTNHFFPDGVDFNPDLLNSQSQSGFGEEYFDESSQSGDNDDFKGFASQALNTLGMPMLGGDNGETKFKSSGQADTVDFSIISVAGKALGPADIMEHHSGSQSPLMTTGELGKEKTQKRVKEGNGTGASSVSGPGLDSKPGKRSRTPSNDGKSKDKPPKRKKADTEGKSPSHSSSNRPFTPPTSTGGSKSPGSSGRSQTPPGVATPPIPKITIQIPKGTVMVGKPSSHSQYTSSGSVSSSGSKSHHSHSSSSSSSSSASTSGKMKSSKSEGSSSSKLSGSMYSSQGSSGSSQSKNSSQTGGKPGSSPITKHGLSSGSSSTKMKPQGKPSSLMNPSISKPNISPSHSRPPGGSDKLASPMKPVPGTPPSSKAKSPISSGSSGSHMSGTSSSSGMKSSSGSGSSGSLSQKTPPASNSCTPSSSSFSSSGSSMSSSQNQHGSSKGKSPSRNKKPSLTAVIDKLKHGVVTSGPGGEDPMDSQMGVSTNSSNHPMSSKHNMSGGEFQSKREKSDKDKSKVSTSGGSVDSSKKTSESKNVGSTGVAKIIISKHDGGSPSIKAKVTLQKPGESSGEGLRPQIASSKNYGSPLISGSTPKHERGSPSHSKSPAYTPQNVDSESESGSSIAEKSYQNSPSSDDGIRPLPEYSTEKHKKHKKEKKKVKDRDRDRDKDRDKKKSHSIKPENWSKSPISSDQTLSMTNNPILSADRPSRLSPDFMMGEEDDDLMDVALIGN, from the exons ATGAGTTCCCTCTTGGAACGGCTCCATGCAAAATTTAACCAAAATAGACCTTGGAGTGAAACCATCAAGCTTGTGCGTCAAGTCATG GAGAAGAGGGTTGTAATGAGTTCTGGAGGGCATCAGCATTTGGTCAGCTGCTTGGAGACATTGCAGAAGGCTCTCAAAG TAACATCCTTGCCAGCAATGACTGATCGCTTGGAATCAATAGCCAGACAGAATGG ACTGGGCTCTCATCTCAGTGCCAGTGGCACTGAATGTTACATCACTTCAGATATGTTCTATGTGGAGGTGCAGTTAGATCCCACAGGACAGCTGTGTGATGTGAAAGTGGCTCACCATGGAGAGAACCCTGTG AGCTGTCCAGAGCTTGTACAGCAGTTAAG GGAAAAGAATTTTGATGAGTTTTCTAAGCACCTTAAGGGTCTTGTTAATCTGTATAACCTTCCAGGAGACAA CAAACTGAAGACTAAAATGTATTTAGCTCTGCAATCCTTAGAACAAGACCTTTCTAAAATGGCAATTATGTACTG GAAGGCAACTAATGCTACTCCGCTGGATAAGATCCTTCATGGAAGTGTTGGCTATCTCACTCCACGGAGTGGGG GTCATTTAATGAACATAAAATACTATGCATCTCCTTCTGACCTGCTGGATGATAAGACTGCATCTCCTATCATTTTGCATGAAAAGAATG ttCCTCGATCTTTGGGCATGAATGCATCAGTGACAATTGAAGGAACCTCTGCTATGTACAAACTCCCAATTGCCCCATTAATTATGGGGTCACATCCAGTTGACAACAAATG gactccttctttctcctcaatCACTAGTGCCAACAGTGttgatcttcctgcctgtttCTTCTTGAAATTTCCCCAGCCAATCCCAGTATCTAAAGCGTTTGTTCAGAAACTGCAGAACTGCACAG GGATCCCATTATTTGAGACTCCACCGACTTACGTGCCCCTTTATGAACTCATCACTCAATTTGAGTTGTCAAAGGATCCAGACCCCCTACCATTGAATCACAACATGCGGTTTTATGCT GCTCTTCCAGGTCAGCAGCACTGCTATTTTCTCAATAAGGATGCTCCTCTTCCAGATGGCCAAAGCCTGCAGGGAACACTGGTTAGCAAAATCACCTTTCAGCACCCTGGCAGAGTTCCTCTTATCTTGAATATGATCAGACACCAAGTGGCCTATAACACCCTGATTGGAAGCTGTGTCAAAAGAACTGTTTTAAAAGAAG acactCCTGGGCTCCTCCAGTTTGAAGTGTGTCCCCTCTCAGAGTCTCGCTTCAGTGTGTCTTTTCAGCACCCTGTGAATGACTCCCTTGTGTGTG TGGTAATGGATGTGCAGGACTCAACACGTGTGAGCTGTAAACTCTACAAGGGGCTGTCAGATGCACTCATCTGTACAGATGACTTCATTGCCAAAGTTGTTCAAAG ATGTATGTCCATCCCTGTGACGATGAGGGCTATTCGGAGGAAGGCTGAAACCATACAGGCTGACACCCCAGCACTGTCCCTCATTGCAGAGACAGTTGAAGACATGGTGAAAAAGAACCTGCCCCCGGCTAGCAGCCCAGGGTATGGCATGGCCACAGGCAACAACCCAATGAGTGGTACCACCACACCAACCAACACCTTTCCGGGGGGTCCCATTACCACCTTGTTTAACATGAGCATGAGCATCAGAGATCGGCATGAGTCGGTGGGCCATGGGGAGGACTTCAGCAAGGTGTCTCAGAACCCAATTCTTACCAGTTTGTTGCAAATCACAGGGAACGGGGGGTCTACCATTGGCTCGAGTCCGACCCCTCCTCATCACACGCCGCCACCTGTCTCTTCGATGGCCGGCAACACCAAGAACCACCCGATGCTCATGAACCTTCTTAAAGATAACCCTGCCCAGGATTTCTCAACCCTTTATGGAAGCAGCCCTTTAGAAAGGCAGAACTCCTCTTCCGGATCACCCCGGATGGAAATGTGCTCGGGGAGCAACAAGACCAAGAAGAAGAAGTCATCAAGAGTACCACCTGACAAATCCAAGCACCAGACCGAAGACGATTTTCAGAGAGAGCTTTTTTCAATGGATGTCGACTCACAGAACCCTATGTTTGATGTCAGCATGACAGCTGACGCGCTGGATACACCTCATATCACTCCAGCTCCAAGCCAGTGTAGTACTCCCCCAACAACTTACCCACAACCAGTATCTCACCCCCAACCCAGTATTCAAAGGATGGTCCGACTATCCAGTTCAGACAGCATTGGCCCAGATGTAACTGATATCCTTTCAGACATTGCAGAAGAAGCCTCAAAGCTTCCCAGCACTAGTGATGATTGCCCACCCATTGGCACCCCTGTTCGAGATTCTTCAAGTTCTGGTCATTCTCAAAGTGCCCTCTTTGATTCTGATGTCTTTCAAActaataataatgaaaacccaTACACTGATCCAGCTGATCTTATTGCAGATGCTGCTGGAAGCCCTAGTAGTGATTCTCCTACCAATCATTTTTTCCCTGATGGAGTAGATTTCAATCCTGATTTGTTAAACAGCCAAAGCCAAAGTGGTTTTGGAGAAGAATATTTTGATGAAAGTAGTCAAAGTGGGGATAATGATGATTTCAAAGGATTTGCATCTCAGGCACTAAACACTTTAGGGATGCCAATGCTTGGAGGTGATAATGGGGAGACAAAATTTAAGAGTAGTGGCCAAGCTGACACAGTTGACTTCAGTATTATATCAGTAGCTGGTAAGGCTTTGGGTCCTGCAGATATTATGGAGCACCACAGTGGTAGTCAGAGTCCTTTAATGACCACTGGAGAATTAGGGAAGGAAAAGACTCAAAAGAGGGTAAAGGAAGGCAATGGCACTGGTGCTAGCAGTGTATCAGGTCCTGGGTTAGACAGCAAACCAGGCAAGCGCAGTCGAACTCCTTCCAATGATGGAAAGAGCAAAGATAAGCCTCCAAAGCGGAAGAAGGCAGATACTGAGGGAAAGTCTCCATCTCACAGTTCTTCTAATAGACCTTTCACGCCACCTACCAGTACAGGTGGGTCCAAATCTCCAGGCAGTTCAGGAAGGTCTCAGACTCCCCCAGGTGTTGCCACCCCGCCCATTCCCAAAATCACTATTCAGATTCCTAAGGGAACAGTGATGGTGGGTAAGCCTTCCTCTCACAGTCAGTATACCAGCAGTGGTTCTGTGTCTTCCTCTGGCAGCAAAAGCCACCATAGtcattcttcttcctcctcttcctcgtcttctgcttccacctcagGCAAGATGAAAAGCAGTAAATCAGAAGGCTCATCAAGTTCCAAGCTAAGTGGCAGTATGTATTCTAGCCAAGGGTCTTCTGGATCCAGCCAGTCCAAAAATTCATCTCAGACTGGAGGGAAGCCAGGCTCCTCTCCCATTACCAAACATGGACTGAGCAGTGGATCTAGCAGTACCAAGATGAAACCTCAAGGCAAGCCATCATCACTTATGAATCCTTCTATAAGTAAACCAAACATATCCCCTTCTCATTCAAGGCCTCCTGGAGGCTCAGATAAGCTTGCCTCTCCAATGAAACCTGTTCCTGGGACCCCCCCATCCTCTAAAGCCAAGTCCCCTATCAGTTCAGGTTCTAGTGGTTCCCACATGTCAGGAACTAGTTCAAGCTCTGGCATGAAGTCATCTTCAGGGTCAGGATCCTCAGGCTCATTGTCTCAGAAAACTCCCCCAGCATCTAATTCTTGTACACCAtcttcctcctcattttcctCAAGTGGTTCTTCCATGTCCTCCTCTCAGAATCAGCATGGGAGTTCCAAAGGGAAGTCTCCCAGTAGGAATAAGAAGCCTTCCTTGACAGCTGTCATAGATAAACTGAAGCATGGGGTTGTTACCAGTGGGCCTGGGGGTGAGGATCCAATGGACAGTCAGATGGGAGTAAGCACAAACTCTTCTAACCATCCCATGTCCTCCAAACATAACATGTCAGGAGGGGAATTCCAGAGCAAGCGTGAGAAAAGCGATAAAGACAAATCAAAGGTTTCTACTTCAGGAGGCTCAGTGGATTCTTCTAAGAAGACCTCAGAGTCAAAAAATGTGGGGAGCACGGGTGTGGCAAAAATTATTATCAGCAAACATGATGGAGGCTCCCCTAGCATTAAAGCCAAAGTGACTCTACAGAAACCTGGAGAAAGTAGTGGAGAAGGGCTCAGGCCACAGATAGCCTCCTCAAAAAACTATGGTTCTCCATTGATCAGTGGTTCCACTCCAAAGCATGAACGTGGTTCTCCCAGCCACAGTAAGTCTCCAGCATACACGCCCCAGAATGTGGACAGTGAAAGTGAGTCAGGTTCCTCCATAGCAGAAAAATCTTACCAGAACAGTCCCAGCTCAGATGACGGTATCCGACCTCTTCCAGAATACAGCACAGAGAAGCATAAGAagcacaaaaaggaaaagaagaaagtcaaAGACAGAGACcgggacagagacaaagacagagacaagaaaaaatCTCACAGCATCAAGCCAGAGAATTGGTCTAAATCGCCCATTTCCTCAGATCAGACACTGTCTATGACAAATAACCCAATCTTATCTGCAGACAGGCCTTCAAGGCTCAGCCCTGACTTTATGATGGGGGAGGAAGACGATGATCTTATGGATGTGGCCCTGATTGGCAACTAA